In Microbacterium foliorum, the following proteins share a genomic window:
- a CDS encoding sugar ABC transporter substrate-binding protein yields the protein MKVNKRGIVAAGVIAIVSTLTLAGCSTATDGGDSAEGESGGTLTVWVDAERVAALQSAADSYEDKTGVKVELVGKSVDDMKDDFIQQVPTGKGPDVVMGAHDWLGELSTNGVVAPLELGDSSADYLPVALQAATYDGTVYMLPYAVENIAVLRNADMVPAAATSFDDMVSKGTFVVEQGAEGNPYHLYPFQTAFGAPVFGTDDSGSYDSADLQLGSEGGFAFSEWLAAQGAAGTLNTDIDGEIAKQQFLDGTAAFWLTGPWNVGAATDAGINVAIDPIPSPTGETASPFAGVKGFFVSSESKNKVAANDFLVNYIGTEEVQLALFEAGNVLPALTAAADTAASDEIIAGFQAVGADAVPMPAIPAMGSVWEFWGVAEAAVINGSDPTTTWQKLVDDVTAAIQ from the coding sequence ATGAAGGTGAACAAGAGGGGCATAGTCGCCGCCGGCGTCATCGCGATCGTTTCGACTCTTACACTTGCCGGTTGCTCGACCGCGACCGATGGCGGCGACTCGGCCGAGGGCGAGAGCGGCGGAACGCTGACCGTCTGGGTCGACGCCGAGCGCGTCGCCGCGCTGCAGAGCGCTGCCGACTCCTACGAGGACAAGACCGGAGTCAAGGTCGAGCTCGTGGGCAAGTCCGTCGACGACATGAAGGACGACTTCATCCAGCAGGTGCCGACCGGCAAGGGTCCCGACGTCGTCATGGGCGCACACGACTGGCTCGGCGAGCTGTCGACCAACGGCGTCGTCGCGCCGCTCGAGCTCGGCGACTCGTCGGCCGACTACCTGCCCGTCGCACTCCAGGCAGCGACGTACGACGGCACCGTCTACATGCTTCCGTACGCGGTCGAGAACATCGCCGTGCTGCGCAACGCCGACATGGTCCCCGCCGCAGCGACGAGCTTCGACGACATGGTCTCGAAGGGCACCTTCGTGGTCGAGCAGGGCGCCGAGGGCAACCCGTACCACCTGTACCCGTTCCAGACGGCATTCGGCGCCCCGGTCTTCGGCACCGACGACTCGGGCAGCTACGACTCCGCCGACCTCCAGCTCGGCAGCGAGGGAGGCTTCGCGTTCTCCGAGTGGCTCGCCGCTCAGGGCGCAGCGGGCACGCTGAACACCGACATCGACGGTGAGATCGCCAAGCAGCAGTTCCTCGACGGCACCGCGGCCTTCTGGCTGACCGGCCCGTGGAACGTCGGCGCGGCGACCGACGCCGGCATCAACGTCGCGATCGACCCGATCCCCAGCCCCACGGGCGAGACCGCTTCGCCGTTCGCCGGTGTCAAGGGCTTCTTCGTGAGCTCCGAGTCGAAGAACAAGGTCGCCGCGAACGACTTCCTCGTGAACTACATCGGCACCGAAGAGGTGCAGCTCGCGCTGTTCGAGGCCGGCAACGTCCTGCCCGCTCTGACGGCCGCCGCCGACACCGCTGCCTCCGACGAGATCATCGCCGGCTTCCAGGCCGTCGGTGCGGATGCGGTCCCGATGCCCGCGATCCCCGCGATGGGTTCGGTCTGGGAGTTCTGGGGCGTGGCCGAGGCCGCGGTCATCAACGGCTCCGACCCGACGACGACGTGGCAGAAGCTCGTCGACGACGTCACCGCAGCAATCCAGTAA